One Candidatus Culexarchaeum yellowstonense genomic region harbors:
- the moaC gene encoding cyclic pyranopterin monophosphate synthase MoaC has translation MCGEVKMVDITGKNVSIRIATAEGEIKLKRETIEKIVKGEVEKGDVISTAKIAAIMAAKRTPEIIPLCHQIPITNIDVEVKVLDDERIKVETTVKTEAKTGVEMEAITATAIALITIWDMVKKYEKDEKGEYPQTEINRIRVTLKSKKEISL, from the coding sequence ATGTGTGGAGAAGTGAAAATGGTGGATATAACTGGCAAAAACGTCTCCATTAGAATAGCAACAGCTGAAGGGGAGATCAAACTTAAAAGAGAAACAATAGAGAAGATAGTTAAAGGGGAAGTGGAGAAGGGGGATGTAATTTCAACTGCAAAAATAGCTGCAATAATGGCTGCAAAAAGGACACCGGAAATAATTCCACTATGCCACCAAATCCCAATAACAAATATAGATGTAGAAGTAAAGGTACTGGATGATGAGAGAATAAAAGTGGAAACTACAGTGAAAACTGAGGCAAAGACTGGTGTGGAAATGGAAGCTATAACAGCCACAGCCATAGCACTAATAACCATATGGGATATGGTCAAAAAGTATGAGAAAGATGAAAAGGGAGAATACCCACAAACTGAAATTAATAGGATAAGGGTAACATTAAAAAGTAAGAAAGAAATATCACTCTAA
- the truA gene encoding tRNA pseudouridine(38-40) synthase TruA, producing the protein MGNNYYGFATQKDKPTIEGTLRNIFRSKIGGERIHITYASRTDKGVHAIGQTITINLKDMNVDELNAKLPEDIAIWAYCKAPKHFDARRCTIYRHYKYIVFKKDLDLEKMKNASKDLLGIHNFKRFCYKVKGPVIRRIYYIKMEKIEEGYLAMEFIGSKFARGLIRNLVDLLTRIGSGEISNLSSIWEYNGPLCMAPPENLYLIDAYYPLKYTISDTGVEKVIKALKTMNNLKDFDEIVILRKQMLNDFWKVMNDVRELGLKLHSTLH; encoded by the coding sequence TTGGGAAACAATTACTACGGCTTTGCAACCCAAAAAGATAAGCCTACAATCGAAGGAACACTAAGAAACATTTTTAGAAGTAAAATTGGTGGAGAGAGGATCCACATAACTTATGCAAGTAGAACAGATAAAGGAGTACATGCAATAGGGCAAACCATAACCATAAATTTGAAAGATATGAATGTAGATGAATTAAATGCAAAGCTACCTGAAGATATAGCCATATGGGCTTACTGCAAAGCACCAAAACACTTCGATGCCAGAAGATGCACAATATATAGACATTACAAATACATAGTTTTCAAAAAAGACTTAGATTTGGAAAAGATGAAAAATGCATCAAAGGATTTACTTGGAATACATAATTTCAAAAGATTCTGCTATAAGGTTAAGGGACCCGTAATTAGGAGAATATACTATATAAAGATGGAAAAAATTGAGGAAGGATACCTCGCAATGGAATTCATAGGATCAAAATTTGCTAGGGGGCTCATCAGAAACCTAGTAGACCTACTAACAAGAATTGGAAGTGGAGAGATTAGCAATTTGAGTAGCATATGGGAGTATAATGGACCACTATGCATGGCACCCCCAGAAAACCTATATCTCATAGACGCATACTATCCATTGAAATACACAATTAGCGATACTGGAGTGGAAAAAGTCATTAAAGCATTAAAAACGATGAACAATTTAAAGGATTTTGATGAAATAGTAATTCTGAGAAAACAGATGCTAAATGATTTTTGGAAAGTTATGAATGATGTGAGAGAACTCGGCCTAAAGTTGCATTCAACCCTTCATTAG
- a CDS encoding winged helix-turn-helix domain-containing protein — MKVNMDIEEIFTSRGRTRILKTLIIEREMNISELAKRTGLSYTSVNRHLEELKRSGVIVEKRFGRIRIFKINEQNKIAKAIEEFMMKT, encoded by the coding sequence ATGAAGGTGAACATGGACATAGAAGAAATATTTACATCGAGGGGGAGAACCAGAATTCTGAAAACACTAATAATAGAGAGGGAGATGAACATATCCGAACTTGCAAAAAGAACAGGATTAAGCTACACTTCAGTTAACAGACACCTAGAGGAATTAAAGAGGAGTGGAGTTATAGTGGAAAAGAGATTTGGGAGAATAAGAATATTTAAGATAAATGAACAAAATAAAATTGCAAAGGCAATAGAGGAATTCATGATGAAAACATAG
- a CDS encoding DNA replication complex GINS family protein, with the protein MLEFINEASKIISDTELIKATVKRASTPMEIGGMKINLDSEGMEILVPKWASDEMLKTGLIEVKYIEELGIKELRKTLWKESRETNLTKIDPQFYMKAKATIKRLMDDVKRDPTPEKIQEERKYRDAFMDIVNCRMQKVLQLAVTESIPQTISENMTIEERILLKEIKRILTTWKDQVTRIGDEA; encoded by the coding sequence ATGCTTGAATTTATAAATGAAGCATCAAAAATAATATCAGATACAGAACTCATAAAAGCCACGGTGAAAAGAGCTTCCACCCCAATGGAAATAGGGGGAATGAAAATAAATCTGGATTCAGAAGGCATGGAAATACTAGTACCAAAATGGGCATCAGATGAAATGCTGAAAACTGGGTTAATAGAAGTGAAGTACATTGAAGAACTTGGAATAAAGGAACTGAGGAAAACCCTTTGGAAAGAATCGAGGGAAACCAATTTAACGAAGATAGACCCCCAATTCTACATGAAGGCAAAAGCCACCATAAAAAGGCTAATGGATGACGTAAAAAGGGACCCAACACCGGAAAAAATCCAGGAAGAAAGGAAATATAGGGATGCATTCATGGATATAGTGAATTGCAGAATGCAGAAAGTACTGCAATTGGCAGTAACCGAATCAATACCGCAAACGATAAGTGAAAACATGACCATAGAAGAAAGGATACTACTAAAAGAGATAAAAAGAATACTGACAACATGGAAAGATCAAGTAACAAGGATAGGTGATGAAGCATGA
- a CDS encoding cyanophycinase has product MKLVVGGGAILDVNEIFNAITELAGGSGCRIGVIPLASESPYESWKNHGMVFEKSGAKPVLVDLTLENCNVNAFSSEIVNLILSLDGVFFTGGSQDRIVKGLIVDGNETPALKAIRMLSLSGKVISGSSAGAAIMSNPMIYGGMDMDVMVGRGLGFLKDGEVIVDQHFIQRGRFPRLFEALWKTDVRVGIGVDEGTALKVIDDICEVMGRSVVILIEMKCKDSFKLSYLSRGDSINLNNFDVHVDVGKKLMEKPKDTSKGKTYSFDILNPQGFRNTIDKLYRSEEGVVEALVMRVLEDKDNEKIGYAYRFVFEKGADTVFYSESGDEKVVSAKNINLRVERKPMKLLLG; this is encoded by the coding sequence ATGAAACTTGTAGTTGGTGGTGGGGCAATACTTGATGTTAATGAAATTTTTAATGCCATTACCGAATTGGCTGGTGGTTCTGGGTGCAGGATAGGTGTAATTCCACTTGCCAGCGAATCCCCATATGAATCTTGGAAGAATCATGGCATGGTATTTGAGAAGTCTGGTGCAAAACCAGTGCTTGTGGATCTTACCTTGGAAAACTGTAATGTTAATGCCTTTTCATCGGAAATTGTTAATTTAATTTTAAGTTTGGATGGAGTGTTTTTCACGGGTGGTTCACAGGATAGGATAGTTAAAGGATTGATCGTGGATGGTAATGAAACCCCCGCTTTAAAAGCCATAAGAATGCTATCTTTAAGTGGTAAGGTTATTTCAGGGTCTAGTGCTGGTGCTGCGATAATGAGTAATCCAATGATATATGGGGGTATGGATATGGATGTTATGGTTGGGCGTGGTCTAGGATTTTTAAAGGATGGAGAAGTAATTGTTGATCAACACTTTATACAGAGGGGGAGGTTTCCAAGGCTTTTTGAAGCATTGTGGAAGACAGATGTTAGGGTAGGTATTGGTGTGGATGAAGGTACGGCTTTAAAAGTTATTGATGATATTTGCGAGGTTATGGGTAGGTCCGTTGTCATATTAATTGAAATGAAGTGTAAGGATTCCTTTAAATTATCCTACTTATCTCGTGGAGATAGTATAAATCTAAACAATTTTGATGTTCATGTGGATGTAGGTAAAAAGCTTATGGAAAAACCTAAGGATACGAGTAAGGGTAAAACATATTCATTTGACATTTTAAATCCGCAGGGATTCCGAAATACCATAGACAAATTGTATAGAAGTGAAGAGGGGGTTGTTGAGGCTCTTGTGATGAGAGTGCTTGAAGATAAGGATAATGAGAAGATTGGATACGCCTATAGATTTGTATTTGAGAAGGGGGCTGACACTGTCTTCTATTCTGAATCTGGAGATGAGAAGGTGGTGAGTGCCAAGAATATAAATTTACGTGTGGAGAGGAAGCCGATGAAATTATTGTTGGGGTGA
- a CDS encoding ORC1-type DNA replication protein, whose protein sequence is MSKIIEEELFKRTIFKDESKLSADYVPQNLVHRENEIKQLLNYLRCMIDAPGNITQKVLIVGPVGTGKTATSKLFGSSFSDAARRRNIKLRYVHVNCHKDRTPFLILMKMIKTLIDGFPDRGLSTQELLNIICDRLEEEDEYLLITLDEVDYFIRVGGEASLYDLLRASEEYLNKKQRMSFILIARDQFFIPLLDRSTQSVLMSNIIRFKPYTAEQLKDILMERVKEAFYENTVSSEVIWSIAEIAAKTGDARYALELLWRAAKTADMEGRRIVTIDDVRMAASMIHPNVRGEDIDALSKHEKLVLLAITRCLRKTDQQYVNIGEVEKMYKMICEEYHVEARAHTKIWEYIQNLKNAGLIYTRIMNTEPKGRTTQISLVETPLEFLEKELLKRLEGG, encoded by the coding sequence TTGTCAAAGATAATTGAGGAAGAATTATTTAAGAGGACAATATTCAAGGATGAAAGTAAACTATCGGCAGATTATGTTCCACAAAATCTAGTTCATAGAGAAAATGAGATAAAACAATTGTTAAACTACCTTAGATGCATGATCGATGCACCAGGAAATATTACACAAAAAGTTCTAATAGTTGGACCTGTGGGGACGGGGAAGACGGCTACATCAAAACTCTTCGGTTCAAGCTTCTCCGATGCAGCAAGGAGGAGGAATATAAAATTAAGATATGTTCATGTAAATTGCCATAAAGATAGAACCCCATTCCTAATACTGATGAAGATGATTAAGACGTTGATAGATGGATTTCCAGATAGAGGACTTTCAACACAAGAACTATTGAATATAATATGCGATAGACTTGAGGAGGAGGATGAATATCTACTTATAACCCTAGATGAAGTTGATTACTTCATAAGGGTTGGAGGGGAAGCCTCATTATATGACCTATTAAGAGCCTCAGAAGAATATCTGAATAAAAAGCAGAGAATGAGCTTCATACTAATAGCCAGAGATCAATTCTTCATACCACTACTGGATAGAAGTACACAGAGTGTTTTAATGAGCAATATAATAAGATTTAAACCATACACGGCAGAACAGTTGAAGGATATATTGATGGAGAGAGTTAAAGAAGCATTCTACGAAAATACCGTTAGCAGTGAAGTTATATGGAGTATAGCAGAAATAGCTGCAAAAACAGGGGATGCAAGATATGCACTGGAACTACTCTGGAGAGCTGCAAAAACAGCTGACATGGAAGGGAGGAGGATAGTAACAATAGATGATGTGAGGATGGCTGCCTCAATGATCCACCCAAATGTGAGGGGGGAGGATATAGATGCCCTCTCGAAACATGAGAAACTAGTATTACTGGCCATAACCAGATGCTTAAGGAAAACTGATCAACAATATGTGAATATAGGGGAAGTTGAAAAAATGTACAAAATGATATGTGAGGAATACCATGTGGAGGCGAGAGCCCACACGAAAATTTGGGAATACATACAAAACCTAAAGAACGCTGGACTAATATACACAAGAATAATGAATACGGAACCAAAGGGGAGAACCACACAGATATCACTGGTGGAAACACCATTAGAGTTCCTTGAGAAAGAATTGTTAAAGAGGCTTGAGGGGGGATGA
- a CDS encoding THUMP domain-containing protein: MNSAKPSVLAFVKKARERDAAIEILDCILPYDPNAKFRILNIPGIIVIESKLNGLEIIRILENCFVSQAKRIIPIGDVVKSNPTEIINDIIKLAEGIKNGGARFKIELKNYDSSNTYKPIIDVIARKLIMEKGWIVKLKEPDITIFIHIFSDEAYISIVKRGEMWELKKYL, from the coding sequence TTGAATTCTGCAAAACCATCTGTATTAGCATTCGTGAAGAAAGCACGTGAAAGGGATGCAGCTATAGAAATATTGGATTGCATATTACCATATGATCCAAATGCAAAGTTTAGAATCTTAAACATACCTGGCATTATAGTCATTGAATCGAAGTTGAATGGTTTAGAGATTATTAGGATATTGGAAAACTGCTTTGTAAGCCAAGCTAAGAGGATTATACCAATAGGTGATGTGGTGAAGTCAAATCCAACAGAAATCATAAATGACATTATCAAATTAGCTGAAGGAATTAAAAATGGGGGAGCTAGGTTTAAAATTGAATTGAAGAATTATGATAGTTCAAACACCTATAAACCAATCATAGACGTCATAGCAAGGAAGCTGATAATGGAGAAGGGGTGGATTGTAAAATTAAAGGAACCTGACATAACAATATTCATACACATATTTAGTGATGAAGCTTACATATCAATAGTTAAACGGGGTGAAATGTGGGAATTGAAGAAGTATTTATGA
- a CDS encoding minichromosome maintenance protein MCM, with translation MSLELLEADIRERFVDFLKSFKNSAGEYYYKNMLSQMVVTGQKHLVINFEDLLEYDQQMAEQLIEKPSKVIEAASAAIRDVMMSSININYARKVKRFIARFKKLPEVIPIRKIRSEHVGKLIMIEGILTRVSSIRQQLVKAAYRCEKCSEITYVEAASPDERINPPEKCQHCGGRVFKLIPEESEFIDWQRLTIQERPEELPPAQLPRSIEAIAREDLVDVAKPGDRIIVVGILKSVREHTGMGMTFRPEIEVNNIELSEKGMEEIEITPEDEEKIKNLAKDPMIHEKIIQSIAPSIYGYREIKEGIAYLLFGGVPKVLPDGMRIRGDINVLLVGDPGTAKSQILQYVARIAPRGIYTSGKGSTAAGLTAAVVKDRSTGDWYLEAGALVLADGGIACVDEIDKMRNEDRVAMHEVMEQQTVSIAKAGIVATLNARTSILASANPTLGRFVEQKSIVENVNLPITILSRFDLIFPLKDEPDEERDTKMSEHILRLHQTRGYVSPPPIEPELLRKYIAYMRKNVKPKLSDEAMDRIKEYYVEMRKLGKNGGSIPITPRQLEALVRMTEARAKMALRDVATKDDAEAAIRLMNYVLEKTAYDVETEKIDIDMLLTGKTKSQRDKMNIIMDYIRSKVKEIGGPIKKEFAAEEIEKAHGIEKNTVLEIIEKLLKEGILFEAKPGYVMPT, from the coding sequence ATGAGCCTAGAGTTACTGGAAGCAGACATAAGGGAGAGATTTGTGGACTTCCTAAAATCGTTCAAGAATAGCGCTGGAGAATATTACTATAAAAACATGCTAAGCCAAATGGTTGTAACTGGACAAAAACATCTAGTAATAAACTTTGAAGATCTATTGGAATACGATCAACAAATGGCAGAGCAATTAATAGAGAAGCCATCAAAAGTCATTGAAGCAGCATCAGCAGCCATAAGGGACGTGATGATGAGTAGCATAAACATAAACTATGCAAGAAAAGTCAAAAGGTTCATAGCAAGATTCAAAAAGCTACCAGAAGTAATCCCAATAAGGAAGATTAGATCAGAACACGTTGGAAAACTAATAATGATAGAAGGCATACTCACAAGAGTTTCATCAATAAGACAACAACTAGTGAAGGCAGCATATAGATGCGAGAAATGCTCAGAAATAACCTACGTCGAAGCAGCCAGCCCAGATGAAAGGATAAATCCACCAGAAAAGTGCCAACACTGTGGAGGAAGAGTATTCAAGCTAATCCCAGAAGAATCTGAATTTATAGATTGGCAAAGACTAACAATACAAGAAAGACCAGAAGAACTACCACCAGCCCAACTGCCAAGATCAATAGAGGCCATTGCAAGAGAAGACCTAGTGGATGTAGCAAAACCCGGTGATAGAATAATAGTTGTGGGAATACTGAAATCCGTGAGAGAACATACTGGAATGGGAATGACCTTCAGACCTGAAATAGAAGTAAATAACATAGAGTTATCAGAAAAGGGGATGGAGGAAATAGAAATAACTCCAGAAGACGAGGAGAAGATAAAGAATCTGGCAAAGGATCCAATGATACATGAGAAGATAATCCAGTCAATAGCGCCATCGATATATGGTTATAGAGAAATAAAGGAGGGGATAGCATACCTACTATTTGGAGGAGTACCAAAAGTCCTACCAGACGGTATGAGGATAAGAGGAGACATAAACGTACTATTAGTTGGAGACCCTGGAACCGCAAAAAGCCAAATACTACAATACGTTGCCAGAATAGCTCCAAGAGGAATATATACATCTGGAAAGGGGTCCACAGCCGCTGGATTGACAGCAGCAGTCGTAAAAGATAGAAGCACAGGCGACTGGTATCTTGAAGCTGGAGCACTCGTACTTGCAGATGGAGGAATCGCATGCGTAGATGAAATAGATAAAATGAGAAATGAAGATAGAGTAGCTATGCATGAAGTAATGGAGCAACAGACGGTGAGCATAGCAAAAGCAGGAATAGTTGCAACATTAAATGCAAGAACATCAATACTAGCCTCAGCAAACCCAACACTTGGAAGATTTGTAGAGCAAAAGTCAATAGTTGAAAACGTTAATCTACCAATAACAATACTTTCAAGATTCGACCTGATATTCCCATTGAAAGACGAGCCAGATGAAGAGAGAGATACAAAAATGAGCGAACATATACTGAGATTACACCAAACGAGGGGGTATGTTTCACCCCCACCAATAGAGCCAGAACTCCTAAGAAAGTACATAGCATACATGAGGAAAAATGTCAAACCAAAATTATCAGATGAAGCTATGGATAGAATAAAGGAGTATTACGTTGAAATGAGGAAACTTGGGAAAAATGGAGGGAGCATCCCAATAACACCAAGACAGCTGGAAGCATTAGTGAGGATGACGGAAGCAAGAGCAAAAATGGCTTTAAGAGATGTAGCCACAAAAGATGATGCGGAAGCAGCAATAAGGCTAATGAACTATGTATTGGAGAAGACTGCATATGATGTTGAAACTGAGAAGATAGATATAGACATGCTACTGACCGGAAAGACAAAATCGCAAAGAGACAAAATGAACATCATAATGGATTACATAAGGAGTAAAGTTAAGGAGATAGGTGGACCGATAAAGAAGGAGTTCGCTGCAGAAGAGATAGAGAAGGCGCATGGAATAGAGAAGAATACTGTTCTCGAAATTATAGAAAAGCTGCTAAAGGAAGGAATACTATTTGAAGCTAAACCAGGATATGTGATGCCAACATAG
- the moaA gene encoding GTP 3',8-cyclase MoaA has translation MPLIDRYGRPVVNLRITLTHKCNYRCIYCHMEGEEEALEELTPEEIERITRVAVKLGISKVKLTGGEPLIREDIGEIVRRLSHISGMEEVSMTTNGSLLKEKAKELAKANLKRVNVNIPSLREETYKYITNSDYSPQQIMEGIIEAKKLGISPVKVNMVILKGVNDDQIDEMITFTRKNDLILQLIELENVGIDEETYSKYHADMSSIEEKIKHEAEKVIVRREMQNRRKYILKGGGEVEIVNPYEDGSFCSACTRIRLTADGKIKPCLMRNDNLIDIKNLLKNNSDEYELVKLFVKAIEGREPYWKRGITP, from the coding sequence ATGCCATTAATAGACAGATATGGAAGACCAGTTGTAAATCTAAGAATAACATTGACGCATAAATGCAATTATAGATGTATATACTGCCACATGGAGGGGGAAGAGGAGGCACTAGAAGAACTAACCCCAGAGGAAATAGAAAGGATAACTAGAGTTGCAGTTAAACTTGGAATAAGTAAAGTCAAATTAACAGGTGGAGAGCCATTAATTAGAGAAGACATAGGGGAAATAGTGAGGAGATTATCTCATATAAGTGGAATGGAAGAAGTATCAATGACTACAAATGGATCCCTCCTAAAGGAAAAGGCTAAGGAACTTGCAAAAGCAAATCTTAAAAGAGTTAATGTAAATATTCCATCATTGAGGGAAGAAACATACAAGTATATAACCAATAGTGATTATTCACCACAACAAATCATGGAGGGGATTATAGAAGCAAAGAAGCTAGGAATAAGCCCAGTAAAAGTGAACATGGTCATCCTAAAGGGGGTTAATGATGACCAAATAGATGAAATGATCACATTTACAAGGAAGAACGATTTAATACTTCAATTAATCGAACTGGAGAACGTTGGGATAGATGAAGAAACATACTCAAAGTATCATGCGGACATGTCATCAATTGAAGAGAAGATAAAACATGAAGCAGAAAAGGTAATTGTGAGAAGAGAAATGCAAAATAGGCGTAAATACATTTTGAAAGGTGGAGGAGAAGTTGAAATAGTGAATCCATATGAAGATGGAAGCTTCTGCTCAGCATGCACAAGGATAAGATTAACCGCGGATGGGAAGATAAAGCCATGCCTAATGAGAAACGACAACTTAATAGACATAAAAAATCTATTGAAAAACAATTCAGATGAATATGAACTTGTGAAACTTTTTGTGAAAGCTATTGAGGGGAGGGAGCCATACTGGAAGAGGGGGATTACGCCTTAA
- a CDS encoding replication factor C small subunit — MCSDVFMLWTEKYRPKTLDEVVNQRDIVPRLKSFVSSKNVPHMLFAGPPGCGKTTVALALAYDLYGANWRQNLLELNASDERGIQTVRDRIKDYARTMPLGDVPFKLIILDEADNMTADAQQALRRIMELYTRTCRFILIANYSSKIIEPIQSRCAVFRFQPLSNEDIAERLKYIANNENVKLTPGGLEAILYVAEGDMRRAINTLQAAASLGVVDESAVYRVVGKANPVEIREIMALALKGDFMNARGKLRELMINYGLSGVDIVKQMHREVFALDIPDKVKVLLADKIGEVNFRMVEGADEEIQLSYLLACFSLYGSELRGSK, encoded by the coding sequence ATGTGTTCAGATGTATTTATGCTTTGGACTGAGAAGTATAGGCCTAAAACTTTGGATGAGGTTGTTAATCAGAGGGATATTGTGCCTAGACTCAAGAGTTTTGTGTCGAGTAAGAATGTTCCTCACATGCTCTTTGCAGGTCCTCCTGGTTGTGGTAAGACTACTGTGGCTTTGGCTTTAGCATACGATCTCTATGGTGCTAATTGGAGGCAGAATCTTTTGGAACTCAATGCTTCCGATGAGCGTGGTATTCAAACTGTTAGGGATAGGATTAAGGATTATGCTAGGACAATGCCTCTAGGGGATGTTCCATTCAAATTGATCATATTGGATGAAGCTGACAATATGACTGCAGATGCTCAGCAAGCTTTGAGGCGTATAATGGAGTTGTATACTAGGACTTGTAGATTCATATTGATTGCAAATTATTCGAGCAAGATTATTGAGCCTATACAGTCTAGATGTGCAGTCTTCCGTTTCCAGCCTCTTTCCAATGAGGATATTGCTGAGAGATTGAAGTATATTGCCAATAATGAAAATGTGAAGTTAACTCCTGGAGGTTTGGAGGCAATACTTTATGTTGCTGAAGGTGACATGAGGAGGGCTATAAACACTCTTCAGGCAGCTGCAAGTCTTGGTGTTGTTGATGAATCTGCTGTTTATAGGGTTGTTGGGAAGGCGAATCCCGTTGAGATTAGGGAGATAATGGCATTGGCTTTGAAGGGGGATTTCATGAATGCTAGGGGTAAGCTTAGGGAGCTCATGATAAACTACGGTCTTTCTGGTGTTGATATCGTTAAGCAAATGCATAGGGAAGTTTTCGCATTGGATATACCTGATAAGGTGAAAGTGCTTTTAGCTGATAAGATAGGTGAAGTCAATTTTAGGATGGTGGAGGGAGCTGATGAAGAGATTCAGTTAAGCTATCTATTGGCATGCTTCTCACTTTATGGTAGTGAATTGAGGGGTAGTAAATGA
- a CDS encoding replication factor C large subunit, with product MISAEKLLWTNKYKPKSFDDIIGNKEAISQFRSWIEEFFNGTAKYKAALLWGPPGVGKTLTVEVASIVYKAELIQMNASDNRSYEDVERIAMAASKHFGFGGSRKIILVDEIDGILTSEDRGGLSALIRLVEISKFPVVFTANDPWDPQFRQLREMCLMIQFYGVRSPSIVGFLEKICRAEGISYDKEALKFIADRCEGDVRSAINDLQICAAGKKTLKLDDVKWLGYRDRVTPAFDVLRGIFSSKSCNAARRYTITSDLSYDELLQWLNENIPIQYGNVYELFDAYDALSRADVYLGRIKRSQDWSLLSYAMDLMTAGVSMAKREKYKFVKYSFPERIRLLQKSMSVREVMNGIASLIAKNCHVSSRTALSEYLPILKVIFNHNANMAAGIASWLGFDDRMVDFLVGNPSMGEEIKKLMKG from the coding sequence ATGATTTCTGCAGAGAAACTGCTATGGACTAATAAGTATAAGCCTAAATCCTTTGATGATATTATTGGGAATAAGGAGGCAATATCCCAATTTAGATCTTGGATCGAGGAATTCTTTAATGGAACTGCTAAGTATAAGGCTGCCCTACTTTGGGGGCCTCCCGGTGTTGGTAAAACACTTACCGTTGAAGTTGCATCCATAGTGTATAAGGCTGAACTGATTCAGATGAATGCCAGTGATAATAGGAGTTATGAGGATGTTGAGAGAATAGCTATGGCTGCATCAAAGCATTTCGGTTTCGGGGGTTCTAGGAAGATAATTCTTGTTGATGAGATTGATGGTATATTGACCTCTGAGGATAGGGGTGGCTTGAGTGCATTAATAAGGCTTGTTGAAATATCAAAGTTTCCAGTGGTCTTCACGGCGAATGATCCTTGGGACCCCCAGTTTAGGCAGTTGAGGGAGATGTGTTTGATGATACAGTTTTATGGTGTTAGGAGTCCATCCATTGTAGGGTTTTTGGAGAAGATATGTCGTGCTGAGGGCATTTCATATGATAAAGAGGCGTTGAAGTTTATTGCTGATAGATGTGAAGGTGATGTTAGATCAGCTATAAATGATCTTCAAATATGTGCTGCTGGTAAAAAGACATTGAAGTTAGATGATGTTAAGTGGCTTGGATATAGGGATAGAGTTACCCCTGCCTTTGACGTTTTGAGAGGTATATTCTCCTCTAAATCATGTAATGCCGCTAGGAGATACACTATAACCTCAGATTTATCGTATGATGAGCTTTTACAATGGTTGAATGAAAATATACCCATACAGTATGGTAATGTATATGAGCTTTTTGATGCATATGATGCTCTCTCAAGGGCTGACGTCTATTTGGGTAGGATAAAACGTTCTCAAGATTGGTCTCTGTTAAGCTATGCTATGGATCTTATGACTGCAGGGGTTTCCATGGCTAAGAGGGAGAAATACAAGTTTGTTAAATACTCCTTCCCAGAGCGTATTAGGCTCCTCCAGAAAAGTATGAGTGTCCGCGAAGTTATGAATGGAATAGCTTCTTTAATTGCAAAGAATTGTCATGTATCTTCACGTACAGCTCTCTCAGAGTACCTGCCAATTTTGAAGGTAATATTTAATCATAATGCTAATATGGCTGCTGGTATAGCTTCATGGCTTGGATTTGATGATAGGATGGTTGATTTCCTTGTCGGCAATCCAAGTATGGGTGAGGAGATAAAGAAGCTAATGAAGGGTTGA